gatgatgatagaaCTAGCTGTTTTTATTGagatccgttaactttaagggaaggttattTAGGTATATTACAACTAATTTcactaagaaactagtgtcctCTTAATGCTATATAATTATTGTAGGAGTAATTCTATTTATGGGTTATTtgctataaataattattgtaggGGTAAttctatgggttaaattgtggcgtaggcgagaggctggcaacctgtcactgcaatgtcacagtttcgttttctttcaaccctttatatgccaagagtgtcactgaagcttaagtagtttcatgtgctctgcctacccctttatacaggcgtgatcgtatgtatgtattctaTTTCTCTTGCTATTACTGTATGATCAGAAATTGGGTTAAAAACACGATCTTCATCAAGTATTTGTCagaagatagatagatagatatacgtttatttgtttgtcacaatacacacagaatacacaaaagaaataagttacaaaaaagaattagaatacataataagcaaattggaaaacaggaaattacacagatttttacaatagcgtactatgatactgtgcgcgtcgcaacaagacaaaagggtcacggctcagtattacgctacgccctgaggcagcagcactgatattctgccggaaccggatcagatcacgataacacataattgattgaataagaaatattgtaaagagatgaaattatatacctaaaatatctataaataattgGCTATGAAACAGAAGACCGTCGTGGGGTATCATCATTTCACACAGCATaggcaagaggctggcaacctgtcactgcgatgtcacaatttcgttttctttcaaccatttaataggctagtttcctatacttaaaatattttacgcagggggccgatttttgagtctcacggccggcgttcgaattcagaaaattgtcactgaaaataataggcaattcaccgttttcaaccggtattttagtgacaatgagactcaaaaatcggcccccagtacacaaaataaagcaccacaaaattaatgtggacagtagttatgtttaaacataatttctatttataagTCAAAGAGTAAGATATaaaaatgaattgaccgtgacgtcactccccagtatttcatagtaattccgtaTTAGCAaatagttttgacagttcttaaaaagaagctgatttgactagtaggaaactagcctattgccaagagtggcactgaaacttgagtagtttcatgtgctctgcctaccccattaAGGGATACAGGCCTGATTATAAGTatgtaaactgaaataaatgtcatatacaaagaaaaaaataccaaggcctccaagagTCCAATGCTGGatacgaaccagcgtactccgtgatatttaatattttctatataatatattttcatattttgagttaatattttctataaaaatactttaatttgtttttacctcccgacgcaaaaacgacagggtgttataagtttgatgtgtctgtctgtcaagtctgtgtgtgtctgtctgtggcatcgtagctcccgaacggatgaacagatttagattgAGTTTTTGTTTCAAATCTGAGTTacttgggagtgttcttagccatgtttcatgaaaatctgtcactaaatcgggggttttttaaaattttatttttgtggttaggcGAGTGTATGTATAGCAAAAGAGGATCgactattatagagagttactgtcaaagtaaaatgtgtaatcgcaGTGTATCTCTCGAcataagcttaaaacttttgaacctcagttttgacaatttggcctatattgttagcatgatatgtgtgaaaatgtcgaatattaatattagcgccatctatccgagcgttccccaaaggtgtaacgccatttaggccaccgtacctttttctctatggatttgagatacgtttttttcctagattttatccgtctatacggagttacatatttgGTATAGCGAAAGCTTAGAAAAAAAGATAATGAAACTTACATTGTCCCCCTCCACTTTTAATTTGGCTTTGCCCTTGCCCTTGTTGGGCTTCTTGCCCTTGTCATTCTTCTCTGCCTTCTGCTTCTCGATGTACAGGTTGTCCACGGTCAGCTTTATCCTCTTGATGTCAAGGGAGGACACTGAAATTCGTTTAAAAGATTTTAGATATAATTTACAATCAGAAGGTCATCCGTTCAAACCCCAGTCCGTTAGCAATGATTTGGAAGTTATGTGCGAAATTTAAAAACGGCTAAGGAGTGGAACTCACTTCCTGCAAATCTAGTTCCAGCCCACTATACTTGGATCTTTTAAATCAAAAATTCAAAACTGAATAacgtacagtggggcaaatctcaactgggggacaattgtaactgatccattatttccattattacactatgatgttgagttctacatgtatccactcaACACGCCTACCATTTATAAACGGTGGACAATctataaacattgtaaaacacggaaaaaatggatcaggtacatttgccccccagttgggatttgccctgctgtaccttaggAGTGGGACCAGtgggtcccaccgcgagctagtaaactatgagctatcggctataaaaacgaacaaaagataatcactcgaTAAGTGTGGtgtttaatattaaaaacttaCTTTGAACAACAATATTCTTAACGAGCTCATCAGCGAACTCCGGGAACTCATCCCTGGCCTTATATAGGGTGATCTTCTTGACGAGCAGCTCGGCAAACTCTGTAAACTCCTCCTTTGTAGTCGGGTTGAAGCTGTCTATCTTGCCGACTCCGGCTTCTGTGAGTCCTGAAGGGAATAACACGATTcaagttatatttaaattacagatatttgttcctgagtcatggatgctttctatgtatataagtatttgtatattatatactagcttttgccagcggcttcgctcgcgttagaaagagacaaaaagtagcctatgtcacttcacttctcatcccttcaactatctccacttaaaaaataacgtcaatacgtcgctccgttttgccgtgacggacaaacaaacagacacacataggtactttcccatttatagtatggatatcgttgtctgagtaaccACAACAccagccttcttgagcttaccgtgggactcagtcagtctgtgtaagtaagtatgtcctataatatttatttatttataactgtcAGATCAAAAACCATGGTAAGACTTTtagaatttttattttgaacacAATGATTTTGCAATAATATGAAGTTTAGACCTGATGCCTTGTTTCTAATGcataataacaaaattaaaagtagGGTAAATTGCCACTGATCAAAGTGGCGTGTATTAAAAATgaactatgtatgtatattgataAACAAAATTCATTTTAGCATAACTTAGGCAGTTACTAATAATTTAACTAAGACATTATAAATTGaaggccaccagtgggccttgtcgttttttctttcgtgttaCTACTTGAAaagaaaacaaatcaaaaaaaatattcaataaaataatttgatttgttccctagttgtctAGTTGTTAACTAAAACATGTTTGCTTTTATGAAAACATGTCTGCATTTACCGATTGCCGCGCTAGAACGTCGTAAAACCTGTTAACAAATTAGCCGAGTCCACACAGAGCCTGACAATGTCCTAGCGAGGCAAAAATGCTAGATAGATGTGCGTCGCCTGAGACAATGTGTTtttgctcggccgagcaaccTGCCTCGTGCCTGTACAGGCTAGATGGACGACTACATTGAACGTTTGCCGTgtgagcacattgcctcgcgacCTGCCTCCTCGTAGTGTGAACCCGACTAATCGGTGTACATcgtttaatataaaaacaacaCAAAATACAAGTAATGCTTACCAAAGGTCTCCATGGCCAGACGGAGGTCGGATTCCTCCTGCAGCTTCTGTCTCTTGAGCTTCTCGGCAAGCTTCTGTTCGGGCGTCATCTCCGCCTCCGCCTTCTCGGCCGCCAGGCGCTCGGCCTTCTCGCGTTCCAGACGCTGGaagtaatatatataataaataaatatttggagaCATTTTGTGTATCTTGTGTTTAGTGTGTCAATGTTAAACACTCAAAATTAGGAGACATTCCGCAAACCTACGCTCAGATGGCGCTACTACAGCGAACATAACCTGACAGGGAAGCAAAATATCAACCATGGTTCGAGGTAGGCACTCTGTACTCAAACCGCCTTGATACACTGATGACTCAGAAAAAACTTGCCAAAGAAGCTGTTATACATCAAGAATGTGCTTTTCAATATGCGAGGGCCAAAAGATTAGGTCTTCTTTCTGGATGTTCCCAGATCTCTGTAGATCATTTTAGAATGCTCCAGAGCTAAAGGTGATACCCTTCTCGACACCTACTCGTATATGTATTCTGAAAGAGTCTAGAACATTGTGAGAACGTATCCTAAGTGAACGCAACGAATGCTATCTCCTTCTTACAGGTCGATCTCGCTCACTCTCGTTTTGAAGCTAGAAATTAATGGCCGACTGAGATTAttagaaatattaaataaagtgcttattaattaattagtctTTATTTCAATACATCATAGTGGCGACGAGAACAGTTGtaacacttaaaaataaattaaccacTTGATTTCGGTGAAATAAGTGTGATGTGAAGCGAACGAACTCGGTGCTCGATACGAACCGGCGTGATGGTGCATTGTTTTCATGTAAAAAGTAACCTATAAAACAACAAATGAGTAAAATTACGGAAGATAGTAGTCTTGAAGAGATAATTGAAGAATTTAACAAAGGAAAAAAAGGATTTATTTACTACTGTAACAAAGAACAATTATTACAATTGGCGAACTACTTAAAACTTGACAGTGAAAATAAGACCGTGGAACAACTTCGAAAAATCATAAGTGAAAAACTAAAACCGCAAAATCCACCacaaaaaacaatgtcaaacaatGACACAAATATTAAACCTTTTGATGGCTCAAATTGGGAGGCATTCGAAAAACAGTTACAGTGCTTAATTTTACTAAATGACATACCTGAAGATAAAAAAGTGCCACTACTAATAACAAAATTAACCAGTACGGTTTTCGACAACATTCTGAACATATGTGAACCAGCGTCACCATTGAAAAAGACTTATGATGAGTTGTGCAGTCTTCTTAGAACAAACTACACAAATACAAAAACTCCATCAATCAACAGAGTCGAATTTAGGAAGAGGAATCAAACAGCTAATGAATCAATAGATCAATATATCACAGAATTACGGAAACTAGCCAGAACATGCGGATTCAAGGATATAGAAGATCAAATCAAGGAAAAATTTATTGATGGAATAACTTCCAATGTTGTTAAATTTGAATTATTGAAAAATGCTGATTTTACACTAGACAAATTAGTGATTTTGGCTCGCAGCATTGAGGCCGCGGTGAAGACATCTGGTACAACAGAGACTACAGAATCAAAGAATGTTACACCTATGTTTAAGAACTCCGTAAACTATAGAAACACAAACAGCAACAGACGAGGACAGGGACGTGGAGGACCGGCAAGTGGAAACTCAAGAATGTGCTATTGTTGTGGAAAAACTAATCATATACGTGCAGAGTGCTCACTACAAAAGAAGTATTGCTCGGAGTGTGGAAGACAGGGACATATATTTAGAATGTGCCCGAACAATAAAATGCGTCGATCCACGAATATAGTCTCGACGGACATACAAAAAGTAGAGGAAGACAGCAATGAAGATTTTTTGGATGGCTCATTACAACCTTTGTTTCAAGAGTATGAAGTTAAATCATTAGGTGTAAGTAAAATACGCCCACAATACTTAACCTTAGATGTCGATGGTAAAAATATAGAGTTCGAGCTAGACACTGGGTCTGAGGTTACTGTAATACCTAtcaattatgtaaaaaaatattttccacataaagaaataataaaaagtaacacaattttcaaaaattttgatcAAAGTTTATCTCTACCCATGGGTATGATTGAGGGTCTTAAAGTAACATTTAACGACATTTGCATTAAAACCACTAGCTTTGTGGGAAAAGAAGTGACACCTTGTATATTAGGTAGGGATTGGTTATACCTACTAAAGCTATGGCCACTTAACTTAGATGCACTACAGAAAATATCACAGTACTATAATACTCAagaatgtaattttaaaactgtttCAGAGGCAGAACAACTAATTAGAAGGAAGTTCGCAGAAGTATTCTCTCCCGGCTGGGGAAATTTCCAAGGAGAggaaataactttaaaattgaAACCAGGTGCAACTCCCAAATGTCTTCCGGTAAGGCGGGTGCCTTTTGCACTTCAAGACAAGGTAAAAAGTGAAATCTCTAGATTATTGGCTAATGGTAGAATAGAACCAATAGAACACAGTCAATGGGGAACCCCAGTTGTTCCCATTTTGAAACCAGATGGGTCAGTGCGCCTATGTGGGGACTACAAGTTAACCGTTAACCCTAATCTGGAGATTGATCATTTTCCACTACCACATGTAGACGAAATATTTAATTGCTTAAAGAATGGAAAATACTTCTGCGAACTCGATCTGAAAGAGGCTTATTTGCAAGCCCCATTAAGCAAAAAATCACAAGAATGCACTACAATAGTGACGGAGTCGGGAACTTTTAAATACAAATACCTTCCATATGGTGTTAACACCGGCCCCGGGTCGTTTCAAAGATTAATGAGTCACAAATTGGCGAATATCCCTAATGTAATAGTGTTCATAGACAATATATATTTGTCAGGAAAAAACCTTGAATCCACCTTTGACACATTATGTAAAGTCCTAGAAAAATTAAAAGAGTGTGAATTTAAACTTAAACCAGAAAAGTGTAGATTCTTTCAAAGTTATATTGATGTGTTCAGTTATAGAATTAATAGTGATGGAAtaagtgtaattaaaaaaaatattgacccCCTGCTGAGGACACCGCCGCCAACAAATTTGACGTTATTGAAATCATTTCTAGGTAAAATAAACTACTATTCGCGCTTCTTAAACAACATGGCTAGCATTTTGACACCTTTGTATGAGTgtacaaagaaaaataaatttgaatgGACTCCTCAGTGTGAACAAgcgtttaaaacaataaaattaaaactagctTCAGTTCAAAATTTGAGACACTACGATCCAGAATTGCCCTTAATCTTAACATGTGATGCTTCAGATGTTGGAGTGGCAGCGGTGATCTCAAATAGGGAAATAAATGGTACTGTAAGACCAATTGCATTTGCCAGTAAAAAATTAAGTGACACAGAAAAAAAGTATTCAGTAATAGATAAGGAAGCGTTAGCAATCATATTTGGTGTGACAAAATTTTATAACTACACTTATGGGCGCAGTTTTGAACTGGAAACAGACAATGCAGCCTTAGTCAGAATATTTGGACCTAACAAGTCAATACCGAAAATGGCTGCTAAGAGATTACAGCATTACGCAATATTCTTGTCAGCATTTAAATATAAGATAAGACACATTAAAACAAACCTTAATCCAGCAGATTATATGTCCCGTACTGTCGAAGACTGCCATAATGATGTAGAGTTACATAAATTGTGTAAAGAAGGGGATTTaggaaatatattttatacaaacaGTTGTGAATTAGAAGTAGTTGATTGGAAACTAGTAAAGAAAGAAACTACAAAGGATTGTAATCTGTCCACTGTAATACGTTATTTAGTAGATGGATGGCCATGTAAGGAAATGTTAGACACGGACTTATTGCCTTATTTCAACCGAAAGGATGAAATTAGTACTGATAGAGGTTGTCTATTTTGGGGCTACCGGATCATAATTCCACATTCTATACAGAATAAGGTATTACAGGAGACACATAAA
This window of the Leguminivora glycinivorella isolate SPB_JAAS2020 chromosome 16, LegGlyc_1.1, whole genome shotgun sequence genome carries:
- the LOC125234966 gene encoding eukaryotic translation initiation factor 3 subunit J, with the translated sequence MEESWDAENFEPKLPTTLTSSNKWEGEDEEETVKESWEDEEEEKKDEEKLPPPPPKPKKKIADKIAEKERLEREKAERLAAEKAEAEMTPEQKLAEKLKRQKLQEESDLRLAMETFGLTEAGVGKIDSFNPTTKEEFTEFAELLVKKITLYKARDEFPEFADELVKNIVVQMSSLDIKRIKLTVDNLYIEKQKAEKNDKGKKPNKGKGKAKLKVEGDNAHLNQYDAYGNYDEDYDDFM